A genomic region of Xanthomonas fragariae contains the following coding sequences:
- a CDS encoding ArsC/Spx/MgsR family protein, with amino-acid sequence MHAVIYHNPACGTSRNTLALIRHVGIEPHIIDYLQHPPTRQTLQALIAAACISVRDAIRQKGTPYVELGLDDPALDDASLLSAWSTRAGRHRAACRRLRFPPGRSAVFWLIAPTQPCYLR; translated from the coding sequence ATGCACGCCGTTATCTACCACAACCCCGCTTGCGGCACCTCCCGCAACACCCTGGCCCTGATCCGCCACGTAGGCATCGAACCGCACATCATCGATTACCTTCAGCACCCACCAACACGCCAAACGCTGCAGGCACTGATTGCCGCCGCCTGCATCTCGGTACGCGATGCCATCCGCCAAAAGGGCACCCCGTATGTGGAGCTCGGACTCGACGATCCCGCTCTGGACGACGCGAGCCTGCTGAGCGCATGGTCAACGCGTGCTGGACGACACCGGGCAGCGTGTCGGCGACTGAGGTTCCCGCCTGGCCGCAGCGCAGTTTTTTGGTTAATCGCTCCAACTCAACCGTGCTATCTGCGCTGA
- a CDS encoding RcnB family protein, with product MNRKRIVTVVLSSILALGSFAPAAFAGDWDRDHDRRGPDRDQRGDWRNGRHDDRREWRDDRREWRDERRADRREWREDRHYYSNGYREGYREARHQERYDDRGRGYAYYPAPVYRPGPPPPPYWARGQRYHGPDYVINDYDRYNLRRPPYGYRWQRDDAGNLLLVAIATGVIADLVLHH from the coding sequence ATGAACCGCAAACGCATCGTTACCGTTGTGCTTTCCTCCATCCTTGCGCTGGGGTCCTTCGCACCGGCGGCATTCGCCGGGGATTGGGACCGCGACCACGATCGCCGCGGCCCTGACCGCGATCAGCGCGGCGACTGGCGCAACGGTCGCCATGATGACCGCCGCGAATGGCGTGATGATCGTCGCGAATGGCGAGACGAACGCCGGGCCGACCGTCGCGAGTGGCGTGAGGACCGTCATTACTACAGCAATGGCTACCGCGAGGGCTATCGCGAGGCGCGCCATCAGGAGCGTTATGACGATCGCGGCCGGGGCTATGCCTACTACCCGGCGCCGGTCTACCGTCCCGGCCCGCCGCCGCCCCCCTACTGGGCGCGTGGTCAGCGCTACCACGGCCCGGACTACGTGATCAACGATTACGACCGCTACAACCTGCGTCGTCCGCCGTATGGCTACCGCTGGCAGCGTGACGACGCCGGCAATCTGCTGCTGGTCGCCATCGCCACCGGCGTCATTGCCGACCTGGTGCTCCACCACTAA
- the ribD gene encoding bifunctional diaminohydroxyphosphoribosylaminopyrimidine deaminase/5-amino-6-(5-phosphoribosylamino)uracil reductase RibD gives MNVTADDHRWMAQALRLAERGAYTTRPNPMVGCVIVRNGVCVGEGFHQRAGGPHAEVFALRAAGELARGATAYVTLEPCAHYGRTPPCVLALIEAGVTRVVAAMADPFPQVNGGGFALLRDAGIDVHSGVMQAQARALNQGFLSRVERGRPWVRVKLGASLDGRTALASGESKWITCADARADVQRWRARAGAILTAAGTVLADNPSMTVRLENDAPFVPPMRVVLDAGLRTLACENIRQGDAPTLYLHGNDVTPPVLDAAQSVGMPLHAGRFDLTAVLALLAERGINEVHVEAGATLSGALLQAGLVDELLVYMAPVLLGDTARPLLAGLGIETMAQRHALQLLEVRQLGQDLRLRYAPLAVV, from the coding sequence ATGAACGTCACCGCCGACGATCATCGCTGGATGGCGCAGGCGCTGCGCCTGGCCGAGCGTGGCGCCTACACCACGCGGCCGAATCCGATGGTCGGCTGCGTGATCGTGCGCAATGGCGTCTGCGTGGGCGAAGGCTTCCACCAGCGCGCTGGTGGACCGCATGCGGAAGTGTTTGCGCTGCGCGCAGCCGGCGAACTCGCACGTGGTGCGACGGCCTATGTGACATTGGAGCCGTGCGCGCATTACGGGCGCACGCCGCCGTGTGTGTTGGCCTTGATCGAGGCTGGCGTGACGCGTGTGGTCGCGGCAATGGCCGACCCGTTTCCGCAGGTCAATGGCGGTGGCTTCGCGCTGCTGCGTGATGCGGGCATCGACGTGCACAGCGGTGTTATGCAAGCGCAGGCGCGCGCGCTCAATCAGGGATTTCTGTCGCGGGTGGAGCGTGGCCGTCCATGGGTGCGGGTCAAGCTGGGCGCCAGTCTGGATGGGCGGACCGCGCTGGCCAGCGGCGAATCCAAGTGGATCACCTGCGCGGATGCGCGCGCGGATGTGCAGCGTTGGCGTGCACGTGCCGGTGCGATCCTCACCGCCGCAGGTACGGTACTCGCCGATAACCCCTCCATGACGGTGCGGCTGGAAAACGACGCCCCGTTCGTACCGCCAATGCGTGTGGTGCTCGATGCCGGATTGCGCACGCTGGCGTGCGAGAACATTCGTCAGGGCGATGCGCCCACGCTGTATCTGCATGGCAACGATGTGACGCCGCCAGTGCTGGACGCTGCGCAATCGGTTGGCATGCCGCTGCATGCGGGTCGCTTCGATCTCACGGCCGTTCTGGCGCTGCTGGCCGAGCGCGGCATCAACGAGGTGCATGTGGAAGCAGGCGCAACGTTGAGCGGCGCGCTATTGCAGGCGGGCCTGGTCGACGAACTGCTGGTCTACATGGCCCCGGTGTTACTAGGCGATACGGCCAGACCGCTGCTGGCCGGGCTCGGCATCGAGACGATGGCGCAGCGCCATGCCTTGCAACTGCTCGAGGTGCGGCAACTGGGGCAGGACCTGCGCTTGCGTTACGCACCACTAGCGGTTGTGTGA
- a CDS encoding IS5 family transposase (programmed frameshift), translating to MRQKTYPSDMSRERFEHILPILEQARKRTKPRRVDMYEVWCAVLYVLRTGCQWRALPSDFPKWRTVHAYFAKWSECDDEGVSLLERALKKSQVGVARQKQERNIFSRFLIVDAQSVKNTDTAGQKGYDAGKKVSGIKRHIAVDTQGLPHAIAVTTAEVTDRKGALRALERCQSNLTHVQSLLCDSGYTGVLFAEGVREILGEQLTVQIAKHSELHTFKVMPKRWIVERSFAWLEKNRRLWKNCERKLNTSLQFIHLAFLALLLKRS from the exons ATGCGCCAAAAAACCTATCCGAGCGACATGAGCCGGGAGCGTTTCGAACACATCCTCCCGATCCTGGAACAAGCGCGCAAGCGCACCAAGCCACGCCGAGTGGATATGTATGAGGTGTGGTGCGCAGTGTTGTACGTGCTGCGAACCGGTTGCCAATGGCGAGCGCTACCCAGCGACTTTCCGAAGTGGCGGACCGTGCACGCGTACTTTGCCAAGTGGAGCGAGTGCGACGATGAAGGAGTGAGCCTGCTGGAGCGGGCGCTCAAAAAATC TCAGGTTGGCGTGGCCCGCCAGAAACAGGAGCGCAACATCTTCAGCAGGTTCTTGATCGTGGACGCGCAGAGCGTCAAGAACACGGACACAGCCGGGCAAAAGGGATATGACGCGGGCAAAAAGGTGTCGGGCATCAAGCGGCATATCGCTGTTGATACCCAGGGGTTGCCCCATGCCATCGCGGTGACGACGGCGGAGGTGACCGACCGCAAAGGTGCGCTGCGGGCGCTGGAGCGCTGTCAGTCAAACTTGACGCATGTACAAAGCCTGCTGTGCGACAGTGGTTACACCGGAGTACTGTTTGCCGAAGGCGTACGAGAGATTCTAGGCGAGCAGCTCACGGTGCAGATTGCCAAGCACAGCGAATTGCACACCTTCAAGGTCATGCCCAAGCGCTGGATCGTCGAGCGCAGTTTTGCCTGGCTGGAGAAAAACCGAAGGCTGTGGAAGAACTGCGAGCGCAAACTCAACACCAGCTTGCAGTTCATCCATTTGGCCTTCTTGGCGCTTCTACTCAAAAGATCGTGA
- a CDS encoding IS5 family transposase, translating into MRTRRPAAEDRPADELFRSRLENQIDLRHPLARLSQRMPWTALEQALSSRLPATQAGGGRPALPVRLIAGLLYLKHAYDLSDETVCERWLENPYWQFFTGEVVFQTRLPCDASSLTRWRQRLGEAGMEELLAHTINAAHAMQAVDARELSRVIVDTTVQEKAIAYPTDSRLLEVARKKLVLLAKRHGIGLRQSYARQGPALSRKAGRYAHARQFKRMRRVLRRQRTVLGRLMRDIQRKLDQVNTGVRERIVVWLERAQRLYTQRPKDKQKLYALHAPEVECIGKGKARQAYEFGVKVGIAVTACKGLVVGAHSFPGNPYDGDTLAEQLEQTRGLLQDVSVEPTVAIVDLSDRGREVDGVQVLHRGKAKTLTRRQWRWIKRRQAVEPVIGHLKDDCRLRRCRLKGAQGDALHVLGCAAGYNLRWLLRWIAFLRAWMRAMGWSSLSTAPLSPTALGA; encoded by the coding sequence ATGCGTACACGCCGTCCTGCTGCCGAAGACAGACCCGCCGACGAGTTGTTTCGTTCGCGGCTGGAGAACCAGATCGATCTGCGTCATCCGCTGGCGCGGCTGAGCCAACGGATGCCGTGGACGGCGTTGGAGCAAGCACTTTCATCGCGCTTGCCGGCCACCCAGGCCGGTGGCGGTCGGCCGGCATTGCCGGTGCGGCTGATTGCCGGTTTGCTCTACCTCAAACACGCCTACGACCTGTCCGATGAAACGGTGTGCGAGCGTTGGCTGGAGAATCCGTACTGGCAGTTCTTCACCGGTGAGGTCGTGTTCCAGACGCGTTTGCCGTGCGATGCCAGCTCGCTGACGCGCTGGCGGCAGCGCCTGGGTGAGGCCGGGATGGAAGAGCTGCTGGCGCACACCATCAACGCCGCGCATGCGATGCAGGCGGTGGACGCACGCGAGTTGTCGCGGGTGATCGTGGACACCACGGTGCAGGAAAAGGCGATCGCCTATCCGACCGACAGCCGTTTGCTGGAGGTGGCACGCAAGAAGCTGGTGTTACTGGCCAAGCGGCACGGCATCGGATTGCGGCAGAGCTACGCGCGGCAAGGCCCGGCCCTGAGCCGCAAGGCAGGTCGGTATGCGCATGCGCGCCAGTTCAAGCGGATGCGGCGCGTCCTGCGACGTCAACGCACAGTGCTGGGACGGCTCATGCGCGACATCCAACGCAAACTCGATCAGGTAAACACCGGCGTGCGCGAGCGCATCGTTGTCTGGCTGGAACGTGCGCAACGGCTGTACACGCAGCGTCCGAAGGACAAACAAAAACTCTACGCATTGCATGCCCCGGAAGTGGAATGCATCGGCAAGGGCAAGGCGCGTCAAGCGTACGAATTCGGCGTCAAGGTCGGCATTGCGGTCACCGCCTGCAAGGGATTGGTCGTGGGTGCGCACAGCTTCCCGGGCAACCCGTACGACGGCGATACCTTGGCCGAGCAGTTGGAGCAGACACGCGGGTTGCTGCAGGATGTGAGCGTAGAACCGACGGTGGCGATCGTGGACCTGAGCGATCGCGGGCGCGAAGTCGATGGCGTGCAGGTCCTGCATCGCGGCAAGGCCAAGACGCTGACGCGACGGCAATGGCGCTGGATCAAGCGACGGCAGGCGGTGGAGCCGGTGATCGGACATCTGAAAGACGACTGCCGGTTGCGTCGCTGCAGGCTGAAAGGTGCCCAAGGCGATGCGCTGCACGTGCTCGGCTGCGCCGCCGGCTACAACCTGCGCTGGCTGCTGCGCTGGATCGCGTTTTTGCGTGCCTGGATGCGGGCGATGGGATGGTCATCCTTGAGTACCGCGCCGCTGTCACCGACGGCACTTGGCGCTTGA
- the ettA gene encoding energy-dependent translational throttle protein EttA, whose product MSQYIYTMNRVSKVVPPKRQIIKDISLSFFPGAKIGLLGLNGAGKSTVLKIMAGVDTDFEGEARPQAGIKVGYLAQEPQLDPQHTVREAVEEGVGDVLQAQAALDAVYLAYAEEGADFDALAKEQERLEAILAAGDAHTLENQLDVAADALRLPPWDAVVGKLSGGEKRRVALCRLLLQKPDMLLLDEPTNHLDAESVEWLEQFLARYTGTVVAVTHDRYFLDNAAEWILELDRGRGIPWKGNYTDWLTQKDERLKQEDNQEKSRQKAIQKELEWSRQNAKGGRTKGKARLARLEELQSVDYQRRNETNEIFIPPGERLGNAVMEFKNVSKKFGDRLLIDNLSMIVPPGAIVGIIGPNGAGKSTLFKMITGQEKPDSGEIVVGPTVQLSYVDQSRDKLEGNHNVFQEIAGGLDILNINGVEIQSRAYIGRFNFKGQDQQKMVGSLSGGERGRLHMAKTLLQGGNVLLLDEPSNDLDIETLRALEDALLEFPGNTFVISHDRWFLDRIATHILSFEGDSHVEFFQGNYREYEEDKRRRMGDDAGPKRLRFKALK is encoded by the coding sequence ATGTCGCAATATATCTACACCATGAACCGCGTCAGCAAGGTGGTCCCGCCCAAGCGGCAGATCATCAAGGACATCTCGCTGAGCTTCTTCCCGGGCGCCAAGATCGGCCTGCTCGGCCTGAACGGCGCGGGCAAGTCCACGGTGCTGAAGATCATGGCCGGCGTGGACACCGATTTCGAAGGCGAAGCCCGCCCGCAGGCCGGCATCAAGGTCGGCTACCTGGCGCAGGAACCGCAGCTCGACCCCCAACACACCGTGCGCGAAGCGGTCGAAGAAGGCGTTGGCGACGTACTGCAGGCCCAGGCCGCGCTAGACGCGGTGTATCTGGCCTATGCCGAAGAAGGCGCCGATTTCGACGCACTGGCCAAGGAACAGGAACGTCTGGAAGCGATTCTGGCTGCGGGCGATGCGCACACGTTGGAAAACCAGCTGGATGTGGCAGCCGATGCGCTGCGCCTGCCGCCGTGGGATGCAGTGGTCGGCAAGCTCTCCGGTGGCGAGAAGCGCCGCGTCGCGCTGTGCCGCCTGCTGCTGCAGAAGCCGGACATGCTGCTGCTTGACGAACCGACCAACCACTTGGACGCCGAGTCGGTGGAGTGGCTGGAGCAGTTTCTGGCGCGCTACACCGGCACCGTGGTGGCGGTCACGCATGATCGCTACTTCCTCGACAACGCGGCCGAGTGGATCCTGGAACTGGATCGCGGCCGCGGTATTCCGTGGAAGGGCAACTACACCGACTGGCTGACCCAGAAGGACGAGCGCCTCAAGCAGGAAGACAATCAGGAAAAGTCACGCCAGAAGGCGATCCAGAAAGAACTGGAATGGTCGCGCCAGAACGCCAAGGGCGGCCGCACCAAGGGCAAGGCCCGTCTGGCCCGCCTGGAAGAGCTGCAGTCGGTTGACTACCAGCGGCGTAACGAGACCAACGAAATCTTCATCCCGCCGGGCGAGCGCCTGGGCAATGCGGTGATGGAGTTCAAGAACGTCTCCAAGAAGTTCGGGGACCGCCTGCTGATCGATAACCTATCGATGATCGTGCCGCCGGGTGCCATCGTCGGCATCATCGGCCCCAATGGTGCCGGTAAGTCGACCCTGTTCAAGATGATCACCGGTCAGGAAAAGCCCGATTCCGGCGAAATCGTGGTCGGCCCGACCGTGCAGCTGTCGTATGTGGACCAGAGCCGCGACAAGCTGGAAGGCAACCACAACGTGTTCCAGGAAATCGCTGGTGGCCTGGACATCCTCAACATCAACGGTGTTGAGATCCAGTCGCGCGCCTATATCGGCCGCTTCAACTTCAAGGGCCAAGACCAGCAGAAGATGGTCGGCTCGCTGTCCGGTGGTGAACGTGGTCGTCTGCACATGGCCAAGACCCTGCTACAGGGCGGCAACGTGCTGCTGCTCGACGAACCGTCCAACGACCTGGACATTGAAACACTGCGTGCGCTGGAAGACGCGTTGCTGGAGTTCCCGGGCAACACGTTCGTGATTTCGCATGACCGCTGGTTCCTCGATCGCATCGCCACGCACATCCTGTCGTTCGAAGGCGACTCGCACGTGGAGTTTTTCCAGGGCAACTACCGCGAGTACGAAGAAGACAAGCGCCGCCGCATGGGCGATGACGCAGGTCCAAAGCGTCTGCGCTTCAAGGCGCTGAAGTAA
- a CDS encoding post-PEP-CTERM-1 domain-containing protein, producing the protein MMSFRKPEWMLPGVLCVLCLPALAAAQEVATSSSKVAIDPSTGKLRPLTDAESAALDQQATSAARSSGARTKVPQTEAAARATERRLPNGTVARKLPATQMSSLVATRQADGRIVIEHSEDADAGQTADAEQGTLPHE; encoded by the coding sequence ATGATGAGCTTTCGCAAGCCAGAATGGATGTTGCCCGGTGTTTTATGTGTCCTCTGCCTGCCGGCATTGGCAGCGGCGCAGGAGGTTGCCACCAGCAGTTCCAAGGTCGCTATCGATCCCAGCACCGGCAAGCTGCGCCCGCTGACTGACGCCGAAAGCGCGGCGCTGGATCAGCAGGCCACCTCGGCGGCCCGCAGCAGCGGCGCGCGTACCAAGGTTCCGCAGACCGAGGCGGCCGCACGCGCCACCGAGCGTCGCCTGCCCAATGGCACCGTGGCGCGCAAGTTGCCGGCCACGCAAATGAGCTCGTTGGTTGCGACTCGTCAAGCCGACGGCCGCATCGTCATCGAGCACAGCGAGGACGCCGATGCCGGCCAAACCGCCGACGCCGAGCAGGGAACGCTGCCGCATGAATAA
- a CDS encoding IS5 family transposase, translated as MQLTFGDAEGLGKRKQTRREIFLAEMEQVVPWRHLLGLIAPHYPVSGRPGRQPYALATMLRIHLLQQWYALSDPAMEEALHQIPTLRRFARLGGLDNVPDETTILNFRRLLETHGLAARMLEAVNADLVRKGQSLRSGTIVDATLIAAPSSTKNTDRARDPEMHQTKKGNQWYFGMKAPIGVDEFSGLVHHVRCTAANVADVTVTHALLHGKEDSVFGDSGYTGADKREELQTCKAGFFIAAKRSTIQAIGNKRERRQEERWEYFKASVRAKVEHPFRVIKRQFGYTKVRYRGLAKNTAHVLTLFALSNLWMVRRQLLPARG; from the coding sequence ATGCAACTGACGTTCGGTGACGCTGAAGGTTTGGGCAAGCGCAAGCAGACTCGCCGCGAGATCTTCCTGGCCGAGATGGAGCAGGTGGTTCCGTGGAGGCATTTGCTCGGACTGATCGCGCCGCACTATCCGGTGTCGGGGCGGCCTGGTCGACAGCCGTACGCACTGGCGACGATGTTGCGGATTCATTTGCTGCAGCAGTGGTATGCGTTGAGCGATCCGGCGATGGAAGAAGCGTTGCACCAGATCCCGACCTTGCGCCGTTTTGCCCGGCTCGGCGGTTTGGACAATGTTCCCGACGAGACCACGATTCTCAACTTTCGCCGCTTGCTGGAAACCCATGGCCTTGCAGCGCGGATGCTGGAGGCCGTCAACGCGGATCTGGTGCGCAAGGGTCAGAGCCTGCGGTCCGGCACGATCGTCGATGCAACCCTGATCGCTGCGCCCAGTTCGACCAAGAACACCGACCGCGCGCGCGACCCTGAAATGCATCAGACCAAGAAAGGCAATCAGTGGTATTTCGGGATGAAGGCACCCATCGGCGTGGATGAGTTTTCCGGGCTGGTGCACCACGTCCGTTGTACGGCTGCCAATGTGGCCGATGTCACGGTGACCCACGCATTGCTGCACGGCAAAGAAGACAGTGTGTTCGGCGACAGCGGCTACACCGGTGCGGACAAACGCGAAGAACTGCAGACCTGCAAGGCTGGTTTTTTCATTGCCGCCAAGCGTTCGACGATTCAAGCCATTGGCAACAAACGCGAGCGCCGCCAGGAAGAACGTTGGGAATACTTCAAAGCAAGTGTGCGTGCGAAGGTGGAGCATCCATTCCGCGTGATCAAACGCCAGTTTGGCTACACCAAGGTCCGCTATCGCGGCTTGGCCAAGAACACCGCGCATGTGCTGACCCTGTTCGCACTATCCAATCTGTGGATGGTGCGCCGGCAGTTGCTGCCGGCCAGGGGATAA
- the glyA gene encoding serine hydroxymethyltransferase yields the protein MFSRDVRLETYDPELAKAIAAEVGRQEDHVELIASENYCSALVMEAQGSQLTNKYAEGYPGKRYYGGCEFVDIAERLAIDRIKQVFGADYANVQPHSGSQANQAVYLALLQPGDTILGMSLAHGGHLTHGAKVNASGKLFNAVQYGVNAQGLIDYEEVQRLATEHKPKMVIAGFSAYSQKIDWARFRAIADSVGAYLFVDMAHVAGLVATSVYPSPIEHAHVVTSTTHKTLRGPRGGIILAKGASEELQKKLQSIVFPGIQGGPLMHVIAAKAVAFKEALEPEFKTYQQQVVKNAQAMANTLIARGYKIVSGGTENHLMLVDMIGRDVSGKDAEAALGKAHITVNKNAVPNDPRSPFVTSGLRLGTPAITTRGYLEQDSIDLANWIADVLDAPTDEAVLSKVRDAVTAQCRKYPVYG from the coding sequence ATGTTCTCGCGTGACGTCCGACTGGAAACCTACGACCCCGAACTGGCCAAGGCCATCGCCGCTGAAGTCGGCCGCCAGGAGGATCACGTCGAACTGATCGCCAGCGAGAACTATTGCAGTGCACTGGTGATGGAGGCGCAGGGCAGTCAGCTGACCAACAAATACGCCGAAGGCTATCCGGGCAAGCGCTACTACGGCGGCTGCGAATTCGTTGACATTGCCGAACGATTGGCGATCGACCGCATCAAGCAGGTGTTTGGAGCCGACTACGCAAACGTGCAGCCGCATAGCGGTTCGCAGGCCAACCAAGCGGTGTATCTGGCGTTGCTGCAGCCGGGCGACACCATTCTGGGCATGAGCTTGGCGCACGGCGGTCACCTGACCCACGGGGCCAAGGTCAATGCCTCCGGCAAGCTGTTCAACGCGGTGCAGTACGGTGTCAACGCGCAGGGCCTGATCGATTACGAAGAAGTGCAACGCCTGGCCACCGAGCACAAGCCGAAGATGGTCATCGCCGGTTTCTCTGCCTATTCGCAGAAGATCGATTGGGCACGCTTCCGCGCCATTGCCGATAGCGTCGGTGCGTATCTGTTCGTCGATATGGCGCACGTTGCGGGCCTGGTGGCTACCAGTGTGTACCCGAGTCCGATCGAGCATGCGCACGTGGTCACCTCGACCACCCACAAGACCCTGCGCGGCCCGCGCGGCGGCATCATCCTGGCCAAGGGCGCCAGCGAAGAGCTGCAGAAGAAGCTGCAGTCGATCGTGTTCCCGGGTATCCAGGGCGGCCCGCTGATGCACGTCATCGCTGCCAAGGCGGTCGCCTTCAAGGAAGCGCTGGAGCCGGAGTTCAAGACCTACCAGCAGCAGGTGGTCAAGAACGCCCAGGCGATGGCCAACACGCTGATCGCGCGCGGCTACAAGATCGTCTCCGGCGGCACCGAAAACCACCTGATGCTGGTCGACATGATCGGCCGCGACGTCTCCGGCAAGGACGCCGAAGCCGCCCTCGGCAAGGCGCACATCACCGTCAACAAGAATGCGGTGCCGAACGACCCGCGCTCGCCGTTCGTCACTTCCGGCCTGCGTCTAGGCACTCCTGCCATCACTACGCGTGGGTATCTGGAGCAGGATAGCATCGACCTCGCCAACTGGATCGCCGACGTCCTCGACGCCCCGACCGACGAAGCGGTGCTGTCGAAGGTGCGCGATGCGGTGACTGCGCAGTGCAGGAAATATCCGGTGTATGGCTGA
- the nrdR gene encoding transcriptional regulator NrdR yields the protein MHCPFCQHNDTRVIDSRVSEDGTTIRRRRECEACGERFSTLETIELKLPAVVKSDGGREAFDARKLRTSFDRALQKRPVSEEQIEAAVRAVVHQLRMSGEREVGSLRVGEYVMVELRKLDHVGYVRFASVYRSFQDVADFREEIEKLERELPVGSDQLPLLEAALERAGSKPNKR from the coding sequence ATGCACTGCCCCTTCTGCCAGCACAACGACACCCGCGTGATCGATTCGCGCGTGTCCGAAGACGGCACGACAATCCGTCGGCGCCGCGAGTGCGAGGCGTGCGGCGAGCGTTTCAGCACCTTGGAGACAATCGAGCTCAAGCTGCCGGCCGTGGTCAAGAGCGACGGTGGGCGCGAGGCATTCGATGCGCGCAAGTTGCGCACCAGTTTCGACCGCGCGCTGCAGAAGCGCCCCGTCTCCGAAGAACAGATCGAGGCGGCAGTGCGTGCGGTGGTGCATCAGCTGCGCATGTCCGGCGAGCGCGAAGTGGGCTCGCTGCGGGTGGGCGAGTACGTCATGGTCGAGCTGCGCAAGCTCGACCATGTCGGCTATGTGCGCTTTGCCTCGGTGTACCGCAGTTTTCAGGACGTGGCCGATTTTCGCGAGGAAATCGAAAAACTCGAGCGCGAACTCCCGGTTGGCAGTGATCAACTGCCACTGCTGGAAGCGGCGTTAGAACGTGCCGGCAGCAAGCCCAACAAGCGTTGA
- a CDS encoding GNAT family N-acetyltransferase — protein MRIACVADAPEHLPAIAQAHLQAFGTLLPEWNVHQALSELHSHTRDGVIPMTWVALDQTQWIGSVSLLENDDTRIRQWSPWLASLYVQPQARGQGIGEALVAHCVQVAAQWRVDALYLYCQPMLAPFYRRLGWHTHAALLLGPMRIVVMCINPGAAPQ, from the coding sequence ATGCGGATCGCCTGCGTGGCTGACGCGCCGGAGCATCTTCCTGCCATCGCGCAGGCGCATTTGCAGGCCTTCGGCACGTTGCTGCCGGAATGGAACGTCCATCAGGCGTTGAGCGAATTGCATAGCCACACGCGCGATGGCGTGATCCCGATGACATGGGTGGCGCTCGACCAGACACAGTGGATCGGTTCAGTGAGCCTGCTGGAAAACGACGACACCCGCATTCGGCAATGGTCGCCCTGGTTGGCCTCGTTGTATGTGCAACCGCAGGCGCGCGGGCAGGGGATTGGCGAAGCACTGGTGGCGCATTGCGTGCAGGTCGCCGCGCAATGGCGCGTGGATGCCCTGTATCTCTATTGCCAGCCGATGCTGGCGCCGTTCTATCGGCGGCTGGGTTGGCACACGCACGCCGCGTTGTTGCTTGGGCCGATGCGGATCGTGGTGATGTGCATCAACCCGGGAGCGGCACCGCAATGA
- the def gene encoding peptide deformylase: MIREIIRMGDKRLLRVAPPVTNLGSPELHTLVVDMFETMDDARGVGLAAPQIAVDLQLMVFGFEASARYPEAPAVPRTALANVQIEPLSDEMENGWEGCLSIPGLRAVIPRYRFIRYRGFAPDGSPIECEAEGFHARVVQHEYDHLVGRLYPSRIENFDTFGFEDVLSYDL, translated from the coding sequence ATGATTCGCGAGATTATCCGCATGGGCGACAAGCGTCTGTTGCGCGTGGCGCCACCGGTGACCAACCTGGGCAGCCCCGAGTTGCACACACTGGTGGTCGACATGTTCGAGACCATGGACGATGCGCGCGGCGTCGGTTTGGCCGCACCGCAGATTGCGGTGGATCTGCAACTGATGGTGTTCGGTTTCGAAGCCAGCGCGCGTTATCCTGAAGCGCCGGCGGTGCCGCGCACCGCGTTGGCGAATGTGCAGATCGAACCGTTATCGGACGAGATGGAAAACGGCTGGGAAGGCTGTCTGTCCATTCCCGGCCTGCGCGCAGTCATTCCACGCTATCGCTTTATTCGTTACCGCGGCTTCGCGCCGGACGGCAGCCCGATCGAGTGCGAGGCCGAGGGCTTCCACGCACGTGTGGTCCAGCATGAATACGACCATCTGGTCGGCCGTCTGTATCCCTCTCGCATCGAAAACTTCGACACTTTCGGCTTTGAAGACGTGTTGTCATACGACCTGTAG